The sequence GCCGGGTCGAGCTCCAGGTCGCCCACGGACAGCGGCGGCGGGGCGCGGTCGGAGGGGTCGGAAGCGGGCGGGCCCCGGCGGAGCACCGCGCGGATGCGGGCCACCAGCTCCCGGGGGTTGAAGGGCTTGGGCAGGTAGTCGTCGGCCCCCATCTCGAGCCCCACGATGCGGTCCACGTCGTCGCCCCGGGCCGTGAGCATCACCACGGGCACGCGGGACCGCTCGCGAAGCCTCCGCAGCAGTTCGAAGCCGCTCATCCCCGGGAGCATCACGTCGAGCACCACGAGGGAGGCTTGGCCCTCCAGTGCCCGGGAGAGGCCCGACTCGGCGTCGTGGGCGGCCACGACCGAGAAACCCTCCGACCCCAGATAGTCGGCCAGGAGCTCGCAGAGCTCGGCGTCGTCGTCGATCACCAGGATGCGGACCGCGGCCATGGCCCCTCCGGCGAGGTGGAAACTGGGGGCATTCTAGCCCAGACGGATGGGCGGCGTCGTAAAGAAGGGTAAACCGCCGGCCACAAGTCGGTATCGGTATCGCTATCGGTATCGAAATCGAAATCGCCTCCGACCCCGATCCCGACCCCGATCCTGATCCCGATCCCGATTTCGATTTCGATTTCGATTGGGACGGTGTGTCCGCGTGCCCCGTGCCGCCCATGAGGGGGACCGCCTCGAAACGGGGCTCGAGACTCGGGATCTCAGGTCTCCGGAGACTCCGGGGGCGCCGGCCCTGCGGCGAGGGCCCTGCGGCAGAAGGTCACCGTGGCTTCTTCCAGATCTTCCGGCACCTCCACGATTCCCCTGGCGTGGCTGTGGATGATGCCCGCTGGGCGATCTCCGCGGTGGAGGTGCCGTCGAAGCCCTTCTCGGCGAAGAGGGTCTGGTGGCCTGGAGGATGGCTTCTTTCTTGGTCACGGCCGGGTTCCGGACGGCCTCGGGGATGACCGCAGAGAGGGGGAGGGTAGGGGCGCCGCCGATCGGCTGCCGGAGCGGTTCCGCCGCTCCCTGGGGCCTCCGGCCGCCCGGCCGGGGCGCGGGTGCTGAGGGAGATCGCGGGCGCCGCGGGGAAATCGTAAAGAAGTGGGAAGCGCCCGGGCGGCTCCGCCCCACACCTTTACCGTGGGGCCCCTACTCTTCACCCCTCTTTGCGCGGTTCCGGCCTACCCTTGCACCGTAGCCGACCACCCCCAGCCGAGCACCGCCGCGCCGGTGCCGAGGAGACCGCAATGAAGACAACCAAGACGATCCGCCGCACTGCCATCGCCGCTGCCCTGGGGCTCGCCGTGACGAGCCTCGTACCCCTGTCTGCCCAGGCCTGGGGCCGGGGCGGTCGAGGCCCGTCGCCCGAGCAGGCGGCCCAGCGCCTGGCGGGGGACCTGGGTCTCACGCCCGAGCAACAGGGGCAGGTCCAGGAGGTCCTGGAGGAGACCTTCGCCCGGCGCGAGGAACTGCGCAAGGCGCACCGCGAGGAGGCGAGCGTCCTGAGGGACCAAGCCCACGAGAGCCTCGCCGCTGTGCTCAGTCCGGAGCAGGCCGCCAAGCTCGACGAGCTCCGGGAAGGGCGCCGCGACCGGGCGGAGCGCCGTGGAGACTGCGACGGCAAGCCCGGGCGCCGGGGCGACAAGCGCGGGTGGGCAAAGTAGCCGCTCCGGTTCTTGAGCCGTAGCGTCGGAGGCCGCCAAAGGCCCCGGAAAATCCCGGGGCCTTTCCCTCGCGTTTCGCAAGGCGAGGCACGGCAGGCGGGGTGCCCCGGCTTGAAACCGCCAGGGCTTGCTGCTAGGTTCCGGGGGCAACGCGAAGCGTTCCGTCGCGCTCCCCGACCCGGGAGGAACCCGATGGCACATCCTCAGACGAAGCCCGCGGACCGCTACACCTACGGGGATTATCTCGGCTGGCCCGAGGGCGAGCGATGGGAGCTCATCGAGGGGGTGCCGTATGACATGACGCCGGCGCCCTCGCGACGGCACCAGGCCATTCAGGTCGCCCTGGCGGGGCAAGTATACGCCTATCTCGAAGGCAGGCCCTGCGAACTCTACCTGGCCCCCTTCGACGTCCGGCTGCCCAGCTCGAACGAGGCGGACGAAGAGGTCGAGACGGTGGTCCAGCCCGACCTCGTGGTGGTCTGCGATGCCGCGAAGCTCGACGACCGGGGGTGCCGGGGGGCGCCGGACTGGGTCATCGAGATCCTGTCTCCCTCCACCGCGGCCCGGGACCACATGGAGAAGCGGGCCCTGTACGAGAAGCACGGGGTGCGCGAGTACTGGCTCGTTCACCCCACGGACGGGGTGGTTATGGTCTACCGGAGAGGTGAGGGTGGTAGGTACGGGGCACCGGCGGTCTATTCCGCAGAACACCAGGTCCCGGTGGGAATCTTCGAGGATTTCACCGTGGATCTGAAGCGGGTCTTCGCCGGCGCCTGAACCGCCACCCGGCGGAGTAATCGATCAGGGAGTCCGGGAGTGGGCCGAAGCGGCCGCCAGGGCGCGCTCCAGGTGGCCCAGGAACCACTCGGTGCTCACGAACTCGGCAAAGCACATCCGGCCCCCGCCCGCGTCCTCGATGGCCTCCCCCGTGTAGTCCAGGAAGAGGAGGAGGCAGTCATACTTGTAGTCGTACTTCCTCCCCAGGGCGATCTCTTCCCGGCTCATGTTGCGGGTCAGGTCGATGCGCACCGGGACGAAGCCCTCGTTCACGCGACGGGCGATCTCGGGGTTGCCCCACAGGTCCCGGTCCATCCGCTCGCACCGGTCGCACCCCTCGGGCACGTAGAAGTCCACGAGCAAGGGTTTCTCCAGAATCCAGGCCACGTCTTTGGCGTCGGCGAGCCGGTGCCACTGCACCAGGTCTCGGGAGTCGCCCCGGGCGAAGGGACCCTTGCCGTGTCCCGCGTGCCCCGCGTGGTGTCCGCCGGGGCCCGCACAGGAGGTCAGGAGGATCAGGGCCCCCGCGCACAACGTCAGGAAGAGTTTCATCGCGTCCTCGTTGGATGCCGCCCTGCCTCCCCCCGGGGGGCCGGCGGCTGCTTGCGCACACAGAGTCGAGAGTCATTCTAACGAACCCTGACCCGTCCTGTCAGCGACAAAACGCCATTTGGATGATTTCCTCGCGCCCGCGGGTGCCACGTGGAGATTCCCGGCCATTTGTTGTGTCAACAATGTCTCGGTATTCTGCCATAAGGAATAGATGTTTGCGGGCTTTCCCGCCCTTGCGTTTGCTAGGCATTCAGTGGAACAATCCCGAGCGCAGACGGCCAGTCCGCGGCTTGGCGGGCCCCGGCCGAAGGAGGACGAGCGACGATGCGCATCGAGACCCGCCTGGCCCGTTCGGGGTTGGGCAGCGACCCGGCAACGGGCGCCCTGAGCACCCCCATCCACCCCTCGGCTACCTTTGCCCACCCGGCCTTGGGGGAGACCACTGGCTACGATTACTCCCGCACCGGAAACCCCACGCGGAGGGTGCTCGAACAGGCTTTGGCCGGGCTGGAGGGGGGAACGGCGGGGTTTGCCTTCGCGTCCGGCATGGCGGCCCTGAGCACCCTGTTCCTCCTCTTTCGCCCGGGCGACCACCTGGTGGTCTCCGACGACCTGTACGGGGGTACCTACCGAACCCTGGAGCGGGTCTTCCGGGCTTGGGGCCTGGAGGTGACCTATGCGGACCTGACCGACCCCCGGGAGGCCGCCGCGGCGGTCCGGTCGGAGACCCGGGGGCTCCTTGTGGAGACGCCCAGCAACCCCCTGATGAAGGTGGCCGACCTGCGGGCGCTGGCGTCCCTGGCGGAGGCCCGGGGGCTCCTCCTGGCGGTGGACAACACCTTCCTCACCCCCTATTACCAGCGGCCCCTGGAACTCGGGGCCCACCTGGTCCTCCACAGCGCCACCAAGTACCTGGGAGGCCACAACGACCTCCTGGCCGGGGCGATCGTGGTCCGGGACGCCGCCCTGGCGGAGAGGGTCGGGTTTCTCCAGAACACCACGGGGCCGGTCCTCTCCCCCCAGGAATCCTGGCTCCTCCTGCGCTCCCTCAAGACGCTCGCCGTGCGGCTCGACCGGCAGTCGTGCTCCGCCGGCCGGATCGCCGCTTTTCTCCGAGCCCACCCCGGGGTGGAGCGGGTCCACTACCCCGGCTTCCCAGATCACCCCGGTCACGGCGTGATGGCCGCCCAGAGCTCGGGGTTCGGGGCCATGCTGAGCTTTCGCCTGGGGTCGGCGGGGGCGGTGGAGCGCTTCCTGCGGCGCCTGCGGATCGTGACCTTCGCCGAGAGCCTGGGGGGCGTGGAGTCCCTCGCCACGGTGCCCAGCCGCCAGACCCACTGCGACATCCCGCCCCACGTGCGCAGCCGCATGGGGGTCACCGACGACCTGGTGCGGCTCTCCGTGGGCCTCGAAGCCCCCGAGGATCTGGAGGAGGATCTCTCGTGGGCCCTGGGCGCAGGGGAGGCGGGATGAGCCCGCACGGGCAGCCCAGGCGCCGCACGGCAACCCGGCTCGTGGGGGGCCGCCGCGAGGTGGATCCGGCCACGGGGGCCGTGGGGGTGCCCATCGTGATGGCGAGCACCTTTCACCAGACCGACGCGGCAACCCCCCAAGCCTACGACTATTCCCGCTCCGGCAACCCCACCCGGCACGCCCTGGAGGCGCTGGTGGCGGAGCTGGAGGGCGGCACGGCGGGCTTCGCCTTCGCGTCGGGCATGGCGGCCACGACAGCCGTGCTCTCGCTCCTTTCCCAGGGGGACCACGTGGTGGCGGCGCGGGATCTCTACGGAGGCACCTATCGGGCGCTCACGGCGGTCTTCTCCCGGTTCGGGATCGAGACGACCTTTGCCGATGCCTCGGATATCGAGGCCCTGGCCGGAGCGTTTCGCCCCAACACGCGCCTTCTCTGGCTCGAGACCCCCTCGAACCCCCTGCTCCGGATCACGGATCTGCGGGCCGCCTCGCGGCTGGCGCTCGAGCGGGGAGCCCTGGTGGCGGTGGACAACACCTTCATGACGCCGCTCCTCCAGAACCCGCTGGCACTGGGGGCCGACATCGTGGTGCACAGCGCCACCAAGTTCCTGGGCGGCCACACCGACCTGGTGGCCGGGTGCGCCGTGGTGGCCGGAGCCGATCTGGCCCGGAAGCTCGGCATGCTGCAGAACGCCCTGGGCGGGGTCCTCTCGCCCCACGACTCGTGGCTGCTGCTCAAGGGGCTCAAGACCCTCAAGGTGCGCCTCGAGGCCGAGCAGCGCACCGCGGCCGAGCTCGCCCGCCGGCTGTTCCTGCACCCCGGGGTGGAAGCGGTGCACTACCCCGGCCTGGAAGGTCACCCCGGGGCCGAGACCCACGCGTCCCAGGCCCTCGGGCCCGGGGCGGTGCTGAGCTTCGACGTGGGCAGCTCCGAGCGGGCCCACCGGGTGCTGGGGGCCGTGCAGCTCCCGGCGGTGGCAGTGAGCCTGGGGGGCGTGGAGTCGATCCTCTCCTACCCCTGGACCATGAGCCACGCGGCCATGCCCGAGGCCCACCGGCGGGCCCTGGGCATCGGCCCCGGGCTGCTTCGCCTCTCGGTGGGCCTGGAGGATCCGGAGGATCTCTGGGAGGATCTGGCCGGCCCCCTCGCGCCTCGGGAAAGGGTGAGCTGAGGGCGACCTTCGCGGGGTACCGTTGGGAGGCGGTCCCCCAAGAGGCAGCATGGCCCGCCCGGATACCCGCTCGAAATCGCCATCGCTATCGATCTCGAAATCGAAATCGACCCCGACCCCGATTTCGACCCCGACGCCGATCCCGACCCGGATCGCGATGTCGACGGGGACGGAGGCCGTGCTGCGGACGCACGGTCAGGAGGAGCCGGCGATGCCCTCCGAGACGCCCCCGAGCCCCCCCGGGAGCCCGTGGCCCACGGGGCGGGCTCGACGGAGAGCCCCGACGTCATGGACGACTCAAAATCGATCCGGTCACCGCCGGGCGCTGTGGAGCACCCGCAGGACCCACACGATAGAGCCTGCGACCGTGCAGGCAACGTCTCCAACTCCTCCTGATCCAAGGCATCCGCTTCGGCGGCGCCGGAGTGGACATCCTCGAGGGCGCGCCGGATTGCCTCCACCTGCCAGGCGTTCGTATCCAGGTAGGCGGCAACGGCTGCCTTGACCACCCCCGCTTCGGATCGATCCGTGGCCTCGGCGAGGGCCTGGATCGCCTGCCTCAGCTCCGGCTCGACGCGGATCGTCATCGTGGGCGCTTTCATGCTCGGCTCCTCTTGCTCCAGGTGAGACGCCGAGTCGGCCCTCACGCTGACCCTTCCCCGAGCCCGCGGCCGTCGAAGTCCGCCCTATCTTCTTGCCCTCCCCACGAAAATAGTCCTTGACGCTTGCGGTGCCGCTCGCGTAAAAGCTCTTGAAAATCATTTTCAATAATCATCGCGGGAGCAGGCCATGTGCGTGACGCTGGTGGGCGGAATGGCTCGGCTGGAGAGGCCCTACCGGGACGAGGCAGAACTGTTGGGGGTCGAGCTCCGGGTCTTCAACGAGGGGGCGAACCGGCTCGGGCCCGCCGTGCGGGGGGCCGATGCCGTGGTGGTCTTCACCGGCAAGGTCTCCCACGAGGCCCGGCGTGCGGCGGTGCGGGCGGCCCAGGCCCGGGGGATTCCCGTGCTCTTCCGCCATTCCTGCGGGGTGTGCTCCCTGCGGGACTGCCTCGCGTGCTTGACGAGGGCGCGGGCCGGGGGCCGACACAGGGCGCCGTGAAGGTCTTCTGCCACCACGTGTACGAGTTCAAGAAGGGGCTTCGCAACCTGGTCCTCCACACCACCCGGGCGAAGCACCGGGAGGCCATCGAGGCGAAGCTTGAGGCCGAGGGGATCCGCTACCTCGTCCATCCCCTCGGAAACGGCAGCATCAACGTCTTCTTCGGCAACGCTGTGTGCATGGAGGTGCTGCGGCGCATCGGCGTGGGGAACCTGTCTCGCCTTAGCGACGAGGAGGACTTTCTCCTGGGGATCATGCTCGGTTACGACCGCCTGCAGCAGTGCGCGCGGTACTTGAAGCGCCGGGACCGGGAGGCGGTGGAGGAGCTGGCGGGCTGACGCGCCCCGAAAACCGGGCAGGGCGTCGCCCTGGAAGAGAGATTTCACCGTTGGACCAGGCGCGCGGAGGTGCACAGGTGATGATCCCCTTGGGACTGCTCAGCCCGGGCGAACGGGCCGAGATCGCAGACGTCGGCCCCCTCGGGGGATGCGGGAGCGGCTGCGGGAAGAAGGGATCGGCGGGCAGCCGGGTCGAGGATGTGGGCCTGCGCGCCGGCAAGGTGGTGGAGATGCTAACCAACGGCAGCGGCGGGCCGATCCTGCTCAAGGTGGACGAGTCCCGGATCGCGCTCGGGCGCGGCGTGGCCATGAAGATCCTGGTGAGGAGGCAGTCATGAACCTGGGAAGGCTCAAGCCCGGCGAGTCGGGCAGGATCACCGCCATCGGTGCGGTCGGACCCCTCAAGCGGCGGCTCATGGACATGGGCGTGCTGGTGGGGGAGGTGGTGAAGGTGGTGAAGGTCGCTCCTTTGGGGGACCCCATGGAGGTGACGGTCAAGAACTACCAGCTCTCGCTGCGCAAGAAGGAGGCGGAGGGCATCGCGGTGGAGGTGCTGCCATGAGCGCGAACCCCAGGCTCGACGAACACCCCGGACAGCGCCGCGCCGGCGCCCCGGCCTCCCCGCCCCCCCACCTGCGGCCCGTGGTCCAGCGGCCCCTCACCGTGGCCGTGGCCGGAAACCCCAACGCGGGCAAGTCCACCCTGATCAACGCCCTGGCCGGCTCCCGCCTGCACGTGGGGAACTGGCCCGGGGTCACGGTGGAGAAGAAGGAAGCCCAACTCGAGGTGGGCGGCCGCAAGGTCCGGCTCGTGGACCTGCCGGGTGCCTACTCCCTCTCCCCCTATAGCCAGGAGGAGATCATCGCCCGGGACTTCCTGGTCTCGGATCGGCCCGACGTGGTGGTGAACGTGGTGGACGCCACCAACCTGGAGCGCAACCTCTACCTCACCGTGCAGCTCCTGGAACTCGGCATCCCCGTGGTACTGGCGCTCAACATCTACGACGAGGCCGAGGCCAAGGGCTACCGGATCGACGTGGCGGGCATGGCGGAGCGCCTGGGGGCGGCGGTGGTGCCCACGGTGGCCACCAAGAACCGGGGGATCCGGGAGCTCCTGGACGCGGTACTCACGGCGGCCTCCGACCCGGATACCCACCGGCCGAAGCGTCTGGGGTACGGCCCCGACGTGGACGCCGCGGAGGACCAGGTGTCCGCCGTCCTCCGGGACCGCCACCCCCTGGCGGCGGCGCGCTTCCCCGAGCGCTGGCTCGCCCTCAAGGCCATCGAGGGGGACCGCCACGTGCTCGAGGCCCTGGCGGAGGAGGAAGAGGCGCCGCCCCCTCCCCTTCCGGTGGACGACGCCCTGGCCCACCTGCGGCGGGCCCACGGGGAGGACGTGGAGGCTCTCCTGGCCGACGCACGTTACGCGCTGGCCTCGGGGCTGACCCGGGAGGTGCTCACCCGGCCCGAGCTCCGCAAGGCCGAGCTCACCGAGAAGATCGACCGGGTGGTGCTCAACCGCTTCCTCGGCATCCCGATCTTCCTCGGCGCCATGTGGCTCGTCTTCAAGCTCACCTTCGACGTCTCGACCCCCTTTGCCGACTGGCTCGACGAGCTGGCCGCCGGACCGTTTCGCCGCTGGGTCGAGGGCGGACTCGGCGCGGTGGGGGCGCCGGAGTGGACCGCCTCCCTGGCCCTGGACGGGGTCCTGGCGGGGGTGGGG is a genomic window of Thermodesulfobacteriota bacterium containing:
- a CDS encoding DUF2023 family protein, with protein sequence MLDEGAGRGPTQGAVKVFCHHVYEFKKGLRNLVLHTTRAKHREAIEAKLEAEGIRYLVHPLGNGSINVFFGNAVCMEVLRRIGVGNLSRLSDEEDFLLGIMLGYDRLQQCARYLKRRDREAVEELAG
- a CDS encoding response regulator transcription factor; its protein translation is MAAVRILVIDDDAELCELLADYLGSEGFSVVAAHDAESGLSRALEGQASLVVLDVMLPGMSGFELLRRLRERSRVPVVMLTARGDDVDRIVGLEMGADDYLPKPFNPRELVARIRAVLRRGPPASDPSDRAPPPLSVGDLELDPATRVVRQGGRPVELTSVEFSLLEALVRAAGTVVPREALAEAALGRKLSAYDRSVDVHVSSLRRKLGPRVGELERIKPVRGVGYLYALTRPGEG
- a CDS encoding PLP-dependent transferase; translated protein: MSPHGQPRRRTATRLVGGRREVDPATGAVGVPIVMASTFHQTDAATPQAYDYSRSGNPTRHALEALVAELEGGTAGFAFASGMAATTAVLSLLSQGDHVVAARDLYGGTYRALTAVFSRFGIETTFADASDIEALAGAFRPNTRLLWLETPSNPLLRITDLRAASRLALERGALVAVDNTFMTPLLQNPLALGADIVVHSATKFLGGHTDLVAGCAVVAGADLARKLGMLQNALGGVLSPHDSWLLLKGLKTLKVRLEAEQRTAAELARRLFLHPGVEAVHYPGLEGHPGAETHASQALGPGAVLSFDVGSSERAHRVLGAVQLPAVAVSLGGVESILSYPWTMSHAAMPEAHRRALGIGPGLLRLSVGLEDPEDLWEDLAGPLAPRERVS
- a CDS encoding DUF2325 domain-containing protein: MCVTLVGGMARLERPYRDEAELLGVELRVFNEGANRLGPAVRGADAVVVFTGKVSHEARRAAVRAAQARGIPVLFRHSCGVCSLRDCLACLTRARAGGRHRAP
- a CDS encoding Uma2 family endonuclease; protein product: MAHPQTKPADRYTYGDYLGWPEGERWELIEGVPYDMTPAPSRRHQAIQVALAGQVYAYLEGRPCELYLAPFDVRLPSSNEADEEVETVVQPDLVVVCDAAKLDDRGCRGAPDWVIEILSPSTAARDHMEKRALYEKHGVREYWLVHPTDGVVMVYRRGEGGRYGAPAVYSAEHQVPVGIFEDFTVDLKRVFAGA
- a CDS encoding FeoA family protein, giving the protein MIPLGLLSPGERAEIADVGPLGGCGSGCGKKGSAGSRVEDVGLRAGKVVEMLTNGSGGPILLKVDESRIALGRGVAMKILVRRQS
- a CDS encoding thioredoxin family protein translates to MKLFLTLCAGALILLTSCAGPGGHHAGHAGHGKGPFARGDSRDLVQWHRLADAKDVAWILEKPLLVDFYVPEGCDRCERMDRDLWGNPEIARRVNEGFVPVRIDLTRNMSREEIALGRKYDYKYDCLLLFLDYTGEAIEDAGGGRMCFAEFVSTEWFLGHLERALAAASAHSRTP
- a CDS encoding PLP-dependent aspartate aminotransferase family protein, which codes for MRIETRLARSGLGSDPATGALSTPIHPSATFAHPALGETTGYDYSRTGNPTRRVLEQALAGLEGGTAGFAFASGMAALSTLFLLFRPGDHLVVSDDLYGGTYRTLERVFRAWGLEVTYADLTDPREAAAAVRSETRGLLVETPSNPLMKVADLRALASLAEARGLLLAVDNTFLTPYYQRPLELGAHLVLHSATKYLGGHNDLLAGAIVVRDAALAERVGFLQNTTGPVLSPQESWLLLRSLKTLAVRLDRQSCSAGRIAAFLRAHPGVERVHYPGFPDHPGHGVMAAQSSGFGAMLSFRLGSAGAVERFLRRLRIVTFAESLGGVESLATVPSRQTHCDIPPHVRSRMGVTDDLVRLSVGLEAPEDLEEDLSWALGAGEAG
- a CDS encoding FeoA domain-containing protein; the encoded protein is MNLGRLKPGESGRITAIGAVGPLKRRLMDMGVLVGEVVKVVKVAPLGDPMEVTVKNYQLSLRKKEAEGIAVEVLP
- the feoB gene encoding ferrous iron transport protein B, whose translation is MSANPRLDEHPGQRRAGAPASPPPHLRPVVQRPLTVAVAGNPNAGKSTLINALAGSRLHVGNWPGVTVEKKEAQLEVGGRKVRLVDLPGAYSLSPYSQEEIIARDFLVSDRPDVVVNVVDATNLERNLYLTVQLLELGIPVVLALNIYDEAEAKGYRIDVAGMAERLGAAVVPTVATKNRGIRELLDAVLTAASDPDTHRPKRLGYGPDVDAAEDQVSAVLRDRHPLAAARFPERWLALKAIEGDRHVLEALAEEEEAPPPPLPVDDALAHLRRAHGEDVEALLADARYALASGLTREVLTRPELRKAELTEKIDRVVLNRFLGIPIFLGAMWLVFKLTFDVSTPFADWLDELAAGPFRRWVEGGLGAVGAPEWTASLALDGVLAGVGFVLVFVPVIFAMMFFITFLEGSGYMARAAFVMDRAMHAIGLHGKSFIPLLLGFGCNVPAIYATRTLENPRDKVLTALLVPLMSCGARLPVYVLFSAVFFPATAGTAIWSLYVMGIALAILMGLLFKRTLFRGEAPVFIMELPPYRMPTLRSLLIHTWEKGKHFLIKAGTYILAVCVFVWFLLNLPWGVEHKRDSYLGKTGAALAPVFAPLGFGTWEASAALLTGVIAKEIVVGTMGEIYAPEALAAAAEAEAEEAGEAPTLGEDLREIATSFLGAFGAAAQNVVSTFGVSSLALEEEEEEGGEASSLKSAVGRAFTPLSAFAFMAFVLLYMPCVVVAIAMRQEFGTWKWFGIAFAYQSVLAWTVALVIYQGGRLLGLGG